Proteins found in one Pyrus communis chromosome 15, drPyrComm1.1, whole genome shotgun sequence genomic segment:
- the LOC137718832 gene encoding serine/threonine-protein kinase-like protein At3g51990 — translation MGYFLCKAESAIATCDPCNWDRKRKPRTRKPKPNNKPIKIRHFYYDDLVAATNRFAADRFLGKGSHGSVYKAILDGGSLVAAVKKTKTTKRSQTAPSSSASLHNAENEVEILSRVHHPRLVNLIGFSADGRNNNKLLVVEYMPNGSLYDLLHINSRPPGWTRRVQFGLHVAKAVQALHSSNPPVIHRDIKSSNVLIDKDWNARLGDLGLALRGHVEDVRVKCTPPAGTLGYLDPGYLAPGDLSAKSDVFSFGILMLEILSGRNAIDVNYSPPSVVDWAVPIIKHGDIAGILDPRIGPPSDHAAIRRVAVLAAKCVRSSAERRPTMAEVVERLKLARKKIHVTPIWSSFKRLVNTKSVEDKNNHHQIHQPEYEEVVNVKSVRGGSRRRLNGKVASVMGAECEGESEVMIGGRVRRSKSIGSVNEIKAAGGGNEVRKAAGGGVAVRVAPSVVRLNKSRSTGLLNLSSPRVVCHQKRGFVFEFGVREGDSVELDMSKWMISLDRSEKSDKKMLQNHWFLSD, via the coding sequence ATGGGTTACTTCTTGTGCAAAGCAGAGTCGGCAATCGCCACCTGCGATCCCTGCAACTGGGACCGCAAGAGAAAACCCAGAACCCGcaaacccaaacccaataaCAAGCCCATCAAGATCAGACACTTTTACTACGACGACCTCGTCGCCGCCACCAATCGGTTCGCCGCCGACAGATTTCTGGGCAAAGGAAGCCACGGAAGCGTCTACAAGGCCATTCTCGACGGCGGGAGCCTCGTCGCCGCCGTTAAGAAAACGAAAACCACGAAGCGATCGCAAACGGCGCCGTCCTCGTCGGCCAGTCTTCACAATGCGGAGAACGAGGTCGAGATCCTCTCGAGAGTCCACCACCCCAGGCTCGTCAATCTAATCGGATTCAGCGCTGATGGAAGAAACAACAATAAATTGCTCGTCGTCGAGTACATGCCCAACGGCTCCCTCTACGACCTCCTACACATAAACTCCCGACCTCCTGGTTGGACCCGGCGGGTCCAGTTCGGTTTGCACGTGGCGAAAGCGGTTCAGGCGCTCCACTCGTCGAACCCTCCTGTCATCCACCGCGACATTAAGTCGTCCAACGTATTAATCGACAAGGACTGGAACGCGCGGCTGGGCGACTTAGGGCTGGCGTTAAGGGGACACGTGGAGGACGTTCGAGTTAAGTGTACGCCGCCGGCGGGGACGTTAGGGTATCTCGACCCGGGCTATCTTGCGCCGGGGGATCTAAGCGCCAAGAGCGACGTCTTCAGCTTCGGAATACTCATGTTGGAGATTTTAAGCGGGAGAAACGCCATCGACGTGAATTACAGTCCGCCGTCGGTGGTGGACTGGGCCGTGCCGATCATAAAGCACGGAGACATCGCCGGGATTCTGGACCCGAGAATCGGACCGCCGTCGGACCACGCCGCGATTCGCCGTGTGGCGGTGTTGGCCGCGAAGTGCGTGCGGTCGTCGGCCGAGAGGCGGCCCACAATGGCTGAGGTCGTCGAGCGTCTGAAGCTCGCGAGGAAGAAAATTCACGTAACGCCGATCTGGAGCAGCTTCAAACGGCTCGTGAACACGAAGAGCGTGGAGGATAAAAACAATCATCATCAGATTCACCAACCCGAGTACGAAGAGGTTGTAAACGTGAAGAGCGTGAGAGGAGGGAGTAGGAGGAGGTTGAACGGGAAGGTAGCGAGTGTGATGGGCGCAGAGTGCGAGGGTGAGAGCGAGGTGATGATTGGTGGGCGCGTGCGGAGGTCAAAGTCAATTGGCTCGGTGAATGAGATTAAAGCAGCCGGGGGAGGGAATGAGGTGCGGAAGGCAGCAGGAGGAGGGGTGGCTGTGAGGGTGGCGCCGTCAGTGGTGAGGTTGAACAAGTCGAGGTCAACGGGGCTGTTGAATTTGAGTAGTCCGAGGGTGGTGTGTCATCAGAAAAGAGGGTTTGTGTTTGAATTTGGAGTGAGGGAGGGTGATTCGGTGGAACTGGATATGTCAAAATGGATGATTAGTTTGGATAGAAGTGAGAAATCTGACAAgaaaatgctccaaaaccacTGGTTTCTATCTGACTAG
- the LOC137717150 gene encoding uncharacterized protein: protein MASHSKWESPNHPLYLHHSDQPGAILVPQPLVEDNYNTWVQSMSMALTVKNKLGFVDGTINKPSEDNFQELQQWNRCNNLVKTWLLGSMSKEISGSVINYKDARQMWTDLQDRFSHVNIVQLFHVENEIHDCVQSNMSVSSYFTKLKSLWDERDTLCSIPACSCGTKNEMNSYVET, encoded by the coding sequence ATGGCCTCTCATTCAAAATGGGAAAGTCCCAACCACCCGCTCTATCTCCACCACTCGGATCAACCTGGTGCAATCCTCGTACCACAACCATTGGTGGAAGACAACTACAATACATGGGTTCAATCCATGAGTATGGCCTTAACGGTCAAGAACaaacttggttttgttgatgggACGATCAACAAACCAAGTGAGGATAATTTTCAGGAGCTGCAGCAATGGAATCGCTGCAACAACTTGGTCAAGACATGGCTACTAGGCTCCATGTCAAAGGAGATTTCAGGGAGTGTCATCAACTACAAGGATGCTCGACAAATGTGGACCGATCTGCAGGATAGGTTCTCACATGTGAATATAGTTCAGCTGTTCCATGTTGAGAACGAGATTCATGATTGCGTCCAAAGCAATATGAGTGTAAGTTCTTACTTCACTAAACTTAAAAGTTTATGGGATGAACGTGATACTTTGTGTTCCATTCCAGCATGCAGTTGTGGAACAAAGAATGAGATGAACTCATATGTTGAAACTTAA